A genomic segment from Micromonospora echinaurantiaca encodes:
- a CDS encoding ABC transporter permease, with protein sequence MNLVRSELLKIRTTSTWWWLAIGAFLAIAMAFAFNAWAATEVFDGNGETLGFSPDQSTVAAQAANIYTSGQYLGLMFVMLIGILMVTNEFFHQTATTTFLATPRRTSVIASKLVAASLLGFLFWLATTVIDLAAGAIFLTAQDQGIQLGEWAVQRALLFNLLAYAIWTILGVGIGTLITNQLGAVITAAVLYLVGTQVIGLLFLLLSNALDNPAVVKWQVIWPAVASTVMISEGQSEFTPAWWVGALVLIGYAVVTGAFGVLMTRRRDIS encoded by the coding sequence ATGAACCTCGTCCGATCCGAGCTGCTCAAGATCCGTACCACCAGCACCTGGTGGTGGCTGGCGATCGGGGCGTTCCTGGCCATCGCGATGGCCTTCGCCTTCAACGCCTGGGCCGCCACCGAGGTGTTCGACGGCAACGGCGAGACCCTGGGCTTCAGCCCCGACCAGTCCACCGTCGCCGCCCAGGCGGCGAACATCTACACCTCCGGCCAGTACCTGGGCCTGATGTTCGTGATGCTGATCGGCATCCTGATGGTCACCAACGAGTTCTTCCACCAGACGGCGACCACCACCTTCCTGGCCACCCCGCGGCGCACCTCGGTGATCGCCAGCAAGCTCGTCGCGGCCAGCCTGCTGGGCTTCCTGTTCTGGCTGGCCACCACGGTGATCGACCTGGCCGCCGGCGCGATCTTCCTGACCGCTCAGGACCAGGGCATCCAGCTCGGCGAGTGGGCGGTGCAGCGGGCCCTGCTGTTCAACCTGCTGGCGTACGCGATCTGGACGATCCTCGGCGTCGGCATCGGCACGCTGATCACCAACCAGCTCGGTGCGGTGATCACCGCGGCCGTGCTCTACCTGGTCGGCACCCAGGTGATCGGGCTGCTGTTCCTGCTGCTGTCGAACGCGCTGGACAACCCGGCGGTGGTGAAGTGGCAGGTGATCTGGCCCGCGGTGGCGTCCACCGTGATGATCTCCGAGGGCCAGTCGGAGTTCACCCCCGCGTGGTGGGTCGGCGCCCTGGTGCTGATCGGCTACGCGGTGGTCACCGGGGCCTTCGGCGTCCTGATGACCCGGCGGCGGGACATCTCCTGA